TATTTATCCATTTTGAAATATTGCAAACTGAGAGTGCAATGATTGGAAGTCCCAAACTCTATGAGTGTGGACAAGGTGTTCAATGTTCTTGCGGATCCTCAAGTCCTGCAGAGAAAGTTGGTAGTAACTTAACACGTGCCGGTCTGGTTCAGGGTATGTACATGTCAGGTCCTTGTCTTGCTTCAGAGGCAGAAGTTGCCAGGAAAAAGGTTGCTCAAATCAACGATGAGAACTTGGAATGCCCAGGTAATGAAGAACTGGCTATTGTTAAAGCTACTCTTTCATATATAAACACCAAAAATTTCTGTAATACCGTTTGCCCGCTGGTGGTGAATGGTAGGCAATGCAACAGGAAGGTAGGTAGTAATGGCCATGGATGGTGGCATTGTGACAGATGCAACCAGACCTTTGTTAACTGTGATTTTAAGTACATGGTTCTTGTTCAGCTACAAGATTCAACTGGTATGATCTATGCTGTTGTGTCGCAAGAGGCTGGTAAGGAGTTATTTGGTTGCAAAGCAAAGGAACTCTACTCATTGAAACATGAAAAACGAGATCATGCGCAATTTGATGATATAGTTCAGAGGGTACTGTTTCAGCAATATCTATGGAAACTGAAGGCAGAAACAGAGACATTCAATGATGAACAGCTTGCTAAATGGACGATCATCAAGGCTGAAAAGGTCAATCCTTCAACtgaaagtcatcatcttctgagGGCGATAGGCATGCTTTTGCCAGAGGGTTCGGGTTCAACATCTGCTAATCAAGGTATGGCAGCAGAACTTCCCTGGAAAACAGTTGCAGAAATCACTGATGTTTTAGGATGCTTGGTTCAGCCAGAGTTGTTCATTGTTAAAGCTACCCTCTCAATCATAAACACTGGGAGTTTCTGTTATGCAGCATGCCCATTGGTGGTGAATGGTAGCCAATGCGGTAGGGAGGCTGCTCGTAATAGCGATGGGTGGTGGCACTGCAATTCATGCAACCAGACCTTTGTGACCTGTGACTATAGGTACAGGATTTTAGCTCAGCTACAGGATCCCACGGGTAATATTTATGCCTTTGTGTCGCAGGCGGGTGGGGAGGATATATTTAGCCTAAGTGCAAAAGAGCTCTACTCAATGAAATATGAGAAGCGGGATCATGCCCAGTTTGACAATATTGTAGAGCGTGTTCAGTTCCGTGAGTATCTATTCACGGTGAAGTTGGACAAGGCTGAAGTGGTGAATCCATCGACTGAAAGTCATCGCCTTCTGAGCGTGATCAACAAGCTTTTGCTGGAGAGTTCAGGTTCAGCCTCGGTGCCCCGCACCTCCACTGGCACAAGAACTGTTTTCTCAGGTTTGGAATCCCAAGTCCAACAGAGGGTGCATATCTCCAGCTATGCCATGAACACTGGTGGGGCACGGTATCTTGTCTCTCAGTCTGACAGCAACAGCCAGTAGGTGGGGAGGCCAGGAGAGGGCTTCTACGGCTCGTTGCTGCTCAAATACATCACGGACTAAAGTGTGTCTCAAATGTCATCAGGCAGGGCACTGGACTGAAGACTACCCATGGTAATGCTGCGCTGGTTGCAGTTTATTTCTGTGAAGCTAACATTTTGGTTTGATGCATGGTATCTCTAGACTAAATATGCACAAGGTGTATGAACAATCCAACTTCTGTTTGATGTATGTTGTCAGTTGGATTATATCAGGACTAATGCTAGCATTAGGTAGCATTTTACTTGGCATTGCCGGCTATCTCCTAGGACCATGGAGTATGTTCGTACTCGGAGCTTTAAGTTTACCATCTGGTGGTCTGCTCTTCTGAAGAGTGCTCGAATAATATTGTTGCTTTGTTTTAATACATACTAGCGGTTACTTCTTTCTtcgatttttttaatttttaacctatttttcaattttattttaaaaataacccaCCTGGATATATATTTGCAGATCTAACCCTTTTGGTCGTGCCGGTCTGCGTGGCGTGACAAAAGCACGCTGTCGCGTCACATGCATTGGCATGACAAGATGTGCCACGTTGGCACGCTTCGGAGCGCTCGGAAGGGGTCTGCCAGCTTATATTCCACGTGTCAACCTTGTCACACCACTCCCACCGGCGTGACAGTACAACTTTGTCACGCCACCCTCGCTGGTGTGATAAGgtttgattttagaaaaatcatatttttttcatacaaactcggatgaagatgatttttatacgaaaattgtagctctcaatgagatctacaactttgtagttttgaattttttcatttgaagtcattaagatagttaaataattgatttaaatttttgacagcatattaaacactttacctctatcggatcatctctaacttgacatgtttatcatggttctacaaattaagttctatataatatttgatatatgaaataatatggactaaataataatagttcgataagagatacaatgagaaatcaaactatATCATCCTTGTGTATGAAATATAATGCAACACCCTAGATATTAATTATAGCTATAAGCTAGATCAagtatttttttgaaagattaagatcttaaaatatgataacagtttgaaaaagataTAAATGTGTAAGTTTTATACTAGTAATTAAGTGGTTTAGATGAAATGAGTACTTTGTTTTCCATCTTATGGCCTTTTTTTCACTGTATCTCCTTTGGTCAGCGCAACACTTATTGATTGCACTGCTTGGTTTGGCTAGCCAAGATCATCGCTCAAGGTGCCTACATGGTCCCACCactctagatatatattatattaataagcaAGTGTTgttatagaaaaaaaagagagccaccacgttcgtcgaGATGGTCTAGAAATTtatacattaatctaaaaaggaGAAGGATTTACACAATTGGATTTTACGAAGAACTAATGATCTAAACTGACTCAAGAGGCCATATCATATACAAttgaaaaatatttaatttcataattaaagaattaaaaaaattagaatataATTATAGAGTCCATGCTGTAAGGATCactggggtgtccgaccctagagggggagggggtgaatagggtcgctaatcgctttctatcctagtgctcaatctatttgcataagataaacctaacacgtcctacacatgctagttatgactaaggtttatttatgctactctctacttacccctaaaagacttgcaacctatagccaattctaatcaaactaactaggaaacgtaatacggtaagtaaagaggtaagggagagaatatgcaaactcccgtgaagataCCTAAGACACACggtttaacgtggttcggttaggacacaaagtccctccctacgtccatggccacttgtccaacacgaacaagtgtgatgccaagtctcttcgcttgatcaccgtcttgcgtttgCCACCAAGGCTtatggcaagcaaaggctaagtggtgCCAAGTCActaagacaaggccaccgccactgtctctctcaaagcgtcatcaacggcaccgtcttcactattggagcctctcaccaagaggggtctccttccccgcacaaagtgtcgttgtctctccacaccaagttagAGGGtgacacgacgagtacacgattgcttgccacagcaagacttctctcaagctagctctctcaagagctaagcTAAACAAGtgctaagcactctcacaagtgtgcttaagcatatatgatgtacaatgaagctctatggtggttggaggtgttcttcaagtgtagtaggcttcagcaactccagcacacaccaaatgaggcgtggggtggcatatatatagcccaacccccCAAACTAGTCGTTGGaggaaagctgacagaaaaaactcgtaacgccggttaatccgatgctcctcCAATagctatcgtcggttcaaccggtgaatgtaatctGCCCACTTgagaaactagccgttagttGTACGGgcaattaaccgacgtatcatcgatttaaccggtgaatgtaactgtCCCATGATtcctgaaaaaccaactctctggacaactgcaccgacgttcactttgccttcatcaccggtttaacctgTGCCTGTAAAACCCCTGCtgcttcttcggcctccaagtccattacactggtgagtgtaaaacacccaacgccggttaatccggtgccaaaccctagctcgcagcttctgtgttcattgcaccgatgagtgcaatttggtcaacatcggtttaaccggtgatagcaaattgtcttttctttgatcttttcgacttggatttcttcacggtcttttcaattcttgtcctttggaccgaagaggttttaGGGCATATGCACATGTAACTTCGGAGTTGATTTGTACAAAATAGATATAATGTATATGCACGTAATTTGATAGGCAATGTGAAAATATGTATAATAAGACTTAGTGATGTATagtggttgaagaacaaacTCTAGGGGAACAAACAAAATAGCATGCTACAACAAAGTAtttataataaaaaaacaaaacgtAGCAAAACTAGCCACGCTATTAGCATGGACCAACTCACAAGTTAAAGCTATAATTAATAATACCTAGAGTGTTGCATTATATTCCGTACTCAATGATGATatagtttgatttctcattATATCTCTTATCGAACAATTATTATTTAATccatattatttcatatatcaaacattatatagaacttaatttgtagaaccataataaacatgtcaagttagagatgatccgatagaggtaaagtgcttaatatgctgtcaaaagttcaaatcaattatttaaccatcttaattacttcaaatgaaaaaaattcaaaactacaaagttgtagatctcattgagagctacaattttcgtataaaaatcatctccattcgagttcgtatgaaaaaagatatgatttttttaaagtcAGACCTTGTCACGCCAGCGGGGGTGGCGTGACAAGGCTGTACTGTCACGCCGGTGGGAGTGGCGTGACAAAGTTGACACGTGGAATATGAGCTGGCAGACCCCTTCCGAGCGCTCCGAAGCGTGCCAACGTGGCACATCTTGTCACGCCAATGCATGTGGTGCGACAACGTGTTTTTGTCACGCCACGCAGACCGGCGCGACCAAAAGGGTTAGATCTGCAAATATATATCCGGGtgggttatttttaaaataaaattgaaaaataggttaaaaataaaaaaatattctctATCTTCATTTGTTCCTGTACCCTTGGTTTATACCGCTGATTTTGCTCTGATTATGGACTACTGAGTTTTGGGCAATGTAAAGAAAACTAACACAGAAGCTATAACAGTAGAGCATGTAGATATAGCCAATACCTTTGATTGACAAGCTGCCCCTGAAGTTTATAGAGCCAATTACTCTCCAGGTTACTATCCCTGATTATCATAGTTCCATACACATCGACCGGAGTAGTTTATGGAGGTAGTCTTGATTGATGCAACGTTGACCGAATCTGATAATGGGAGGTCACTAATGATTTTATCAGTGAAGTACATTGGAGGACCAGCTCGTGCTGTACACACCAATAATACTCGAATTGAGAGAAGATTCTCTCTGTGACAATGCGGAGTTGAAGATCACAGTGCTGGTTTTGTAACACAGGCTGTCAAAAGGAGCAGGGAAAACGTGAGAAAAGGGTAATGTGTGAGCGACTGCACTGAGAAAAGCAGAATTGGGCCATGTGTGTCAGTGTGTGTGAAATGAGAGTGCGGAGCCTAGAGGGCAGTGTATGCTAGGGTTTGTAACCAGCACATTGTATCGTTGTATGAGTTCAAGGAATGAAAATGGAATTTCTCCCcaattttctttcttcttcctcaaatTCACTCTCGGAAAAGGGCCTTTAAGGTATTGATCCTGCCATCTTTAAGATGATTTGGGGTTAGGGTTTCACAATTTGGTGATCTTTGGGATCGGTTTGAGGAAATTCTTGACTTATGGTTTCTTGCTTTTGGAAAATCGGCAACAGGGAATGGAGAGGATTAGGTGCAACGCAATTTTCAGCATCAGTGCAATTTTTGTTTCCCTTTACTCTCTGTAATCTCCAATACTCACGTGCAAGAAAAATGAGACGCGGGGCAAAATTTCCGGCTAGAGAAACAAAAATTGCAATGAAGAATAAGATTACAGTTGACGATCGGTATTGTCAAAATGCAGATTTGACTTCACCATTGCATAGATCTCATTGAGACgatcaaaaaatatatatggaaCGTCCAATTTGAACTTCGGATGAGTTATAACTCCGGGAAGACTTGACCTAGactcggaccggtcagaccggttggctaGGCAGTCAGACCGTTCCAGATAGCccagtccgagttaggagttgtattctGACACGAAATTAATTAGAATTTTGACTCCTATTGGGGCAAGACCTCCCCCTTAAAGGTCATGGCCGATTGAGGGCATCCAATAATAGATCAAAAACACATCCTTTTATATTTTCTCTTTTGCCCTAACTTTTTCAATCTACCACTTACTATttctccttcgtctctacgtcaATCGAGGACGTTCTAAGTGGCCTGTCGACCCTAGAATAGCCATGTGCGCGCCTGCCTTGATGAGATCCTTCCCGGGCGAGCGTTTGTTGGTCCGTCACCGGTCTACTCGGTGAAAATCGGTCTGACTAGTCCAtaccaccggtctgaccggtctgcgtaGGAGGTGCTGCAGCGAGCTCCTCCTCGTGCTGCATGTTCGAGTGCGTTCATGTGTTGGCACCAACTCATTTCCGTAACGAAATTTTGCCCCGCAACGTTTCCTTTACTCTTCGTAATTTCCAGTTAGAGAAACGAAAAGTGCACGCTGATTTTAATTAAAAAACTTGAGAGCTATTTTACGTGAAACACATAACTGTGAGCTTTCTAGAAACTAGTTTTGATTAAAATGAAACAAACAAGGTTTTCTGAATATAACAAACTAAAACTTGTTTTAGGGAAACTGGTTTTCGTaagtcatgcatgcatgtttctCGTGCTTATTATCAAATTAGCGTACAAATACCACTCATCCGGAACAAAATCGTACCAGCATTTGCCGGGTTGGAGTTTTGAAAAACATTTGAATGTTCCCActcatgcaaaaaaaaaggcaacGGACATGTGCACTACAGACTTTAGATCTGAGCACACCTATCACGTTAGTGATACATTTAGCAAGTTTGTCACATATACAAAGTGAGGGTTACGTACATCTTTCTTTAGCAGGTTTTACATGCACCTATCCTCTTAGATCACATTGTAAAGTTTGACCtaggaaaaagtccattttactCACCCTCACCAATTCACTTTGTCCGCTACGAGCAAAATTTAGGCACTATTTACTTCCAATATATCGTCTAACGAGTAACAACATTTCCCTTTTTTGTTTATCCATGTACAAATTGAATTTTAAGTTCAAATTTTTTGAGTGGATAGAGAACATTATGCCTTATGTTCAGATGTACATTAAGAAATTTTCATAGGTTAGGAATATTTAATGCGGAAATGATCACAGAAGTACAATTCTACGTGAAAAGTATTCAGGAAAAATTCATGATGCATTTTTCCAGCATAGGACATCTTATCATAAGTCATGTTGCAAAATTTAAAGTTAGAGTTCCACTTGTACATGGAGAAATAAATAAGAGAAATCTCAGTAAGAGGTAGACTGGACCAATTGAAATAGTTTGGGGAAGTAAATGAGCCTAAATTTTATTTAGGGGGTCAAGCGAACAAAGTGGATTGCTAGAGTAAgatggattttctcctttgatCTAACATGTGTATATCCCTCAACCCCAAAAtttatttctatatttttctatttataaCATTTTTGAAACAAAAAGTGTAGAAGTAAATATATAATCATCTTTTACCTCAAAGGGGGTAATAAGTCAACTTTTCAATCATATTTTTATGGGGGAGAATCTCAGTTCATTGGTAATATGTTTGCACAATAATACCTTAAAGAGATATTTCTTGAACCCTCTAAGGACACTGCATCATCAGAGATTGTACAGGCTTTGTAGCTCCGAGCGCTATGATTTTTATTACatgtactactccctccgtccgaaattattagtcgttttggcttttctaaattcatatatttttctatgcacctagacataaTATATATGTAGATGCATAACAAAAACTATGTATCTCTAGAAAGAGAAAATTCTCTCTGTAGCATAAAAAATTTGCTCTTCTCTATGAAGCATGAAAACTTTAAAACTTCCCTATGTGTACACTACCAAAAATTTTCTTCCCTATCTAGCAATTCTTTTAGTATGGACACCTAATGGTGTTAACTGCAAGGGAAAAATACATTTTTGCCCCTCTTTGGTTTGCATCGTATCTGGTACATCAGGTGCTATGTTAGATTCTGTTTTTtcagtttttgttttgtttttatcCCAGGTTGCTTTGGTGCCAAATTTTTTCAGTCTTTGCTTCTAATTTTTTTCCTTTAGTTCTCTCTCATTTTTTGCACTATATTATTTTTTCAAAGACTATAcatgtttcatttttttttgcatatgtaACATGAAGATATCTCCAACAACATATCCATGCACTTAGGATTACAATGCAACATGACAATTAACCAAATAAATGTTAGAGAAGATCCAAGTTCACATTCATATATAACCATAACCATCCTGGATCACATTACAGACCATAGACCGAATTTGCATACAAATTCACATTACAAGTTGAGAAGTTCACATCCACACATAACCACAACAATTCATATGACATCATTACATATCACAATCACATACTCAATCTTTGTTTACTCCTTGTGCTCATTGCAGGACTAGCAGGATCAACTATTTTGCTCCTTGTGGTCATTGCTGATTTGCTGGACTATCAAAGGGCGGCTGCTTAGTTTTTGTAATCTTTTTCTGCAACAAcgttcttctttcttttgccCTTCCTATTCTTATCTCCTTCAACATTTGATCGGCTGTAGGCTGATTTGAGCCACTCGTTGACCTACATATGTATATGATCAATTATTTGAAGAACAAATGAAACCACTGATCATGCAATAAAAATTCAGATTTAATAGACCTACCTTTTTGAGGCTGCAGACTTAGAGTTTCCATGATTTCCCTTCTTTTTACTAGAATTGTCCAATCTTTGGCTATGGAGAAAATATTAAAATTAGTATATCCGAATAAAAATTCAGCATGAAGTTGTAGCAAAAGTAGAGGTACCTTTTGGAAGCTTCAAAACAAGAGTCGATATGTTTTATCTTTGTACTAGTAGTACTCTCCAAGGTTTGACTACAAGTGAGAAGGACGATGAGACACCATTATTGCAAAATAAATTCCAAAAATTTAAGAGTTCAACAAACCTTGGTGGTGGATAGTACATATAGAAGCCGGTGGACCTTCATCCTCCCATGGCACAATGGAACTTTGATTGGCAGTGCTTgtaccttttctcttctttatggtggtcctctacaTAAGCAATTTAAGTAAACTTTAGTCGATTATGCAATTGTAATATACATGTAAGTAAGCTAGAATATAGACATGTACCTCACAACTTTCATTGCTTCTATGTCCTCTTTACTACCCTTCTTGCATTTGTGCCCATGGTGGCCATATTCCTTACATATATGAGGCTGATGTTGCTCTTTCTTCCTTTTATTATCATTACCACCTTTATGCCTCTCTGTTTTGGACCTACCAGCTACAACCTTTATTGGTGGCGGATGCATAAAAAATCCATATAATTTGACTTATCCGAATCAACAACCATCTCAAAGTTCCAACATTTCACATTCTTTCTAATCTTTTTGCAGTTGCTaatcaattttatgtcaagcaAAAAATTAGTTTATGACATCATGTCGGTATAGATCACCAAGAACGTCATGAATGAGAGCTACATCTACAGTTCGAATAATCTGGTATTGAATGCTAGAAAATGTTCAACTCACTCTATAGAACCTTTTGTCAAATGGCTACCGGACACCATGACTACGCTGTCGTGCTCTGACGCTCCCCTTCGTAGGCTTCCTAGCCATGCCGTTCTTCCTCTGGGCACCTCAGGGGGCTGCCCACCCGTGCCGTCCTCCGGCCTGCTCACCCGTGCCACCGGGGGCGACTTCTTGCCCGTGCTTGCCTGCGAACGGCCAGGGGATGTGCGCCCATGCCGGCCAGGCCATGCATCCCACTCGACTCCCTAGGGGCCTCACCCGCACCACTAGTGCCGGTCATGGGCTGGCCACCAGCGTTGTCGTGCTGGATCTAGGGTTCACGAGGGAGAGAAGATAGAGGAAGGAGCTCGGTATTTTTTGGACCGGCCGACGGAGAGAAGGGAAGGGGTATTTGGTCTTTTCATGGTGGATCCATCACTACGGGACACAGGGaatttgccgtgtgtcaaaagcacacggcaaaagccgGTTTATACACAGCAAAGTGCCCATGGCATAGATCGGCCAGCAGAGAGCAACTTTGCCGTGAGCTAGATCTCGGGCACACGGCACtcattttgccgtgtgcaatacTCGACACTCTgcaaagatttttgaaaaaaattaaaaaaagcaCCGAGACAGCACCACCACGTCACCGCCGCTgacaccaccaccacgccgccgccgccaccacgccgccgccgctaccaccaccaccaccaccaccaacccTCCCCTTgactgccgccgccaccacgccaGAGCTCCTGCCCTAGATCTGCCATTGCGCCATCACCCGGAGatggcggaggaggggcggggcTCCCATGCCGCGCGGCGGcaccggaggaggggcggggCCCCGCGCCATGccgcgccgccggaggagggaccgagcccccgcgccgcgccgtgccgaAGGAGGGGCGGGGCCAGTGCCGCATCGCCGAAGGAGGGCTGGGCCCCGtgccgtgccgcgccgcgccgccggagcaGGGGCCGAGCCCCGGCGCCGCGCTGCGCCACCGTTGGAGTGGCGGGCCCCAGCGCCACGTCGCCAGAGGAGGGCCGggccccgctccgccgcactCCCTCATACCCCGCCCTCGCGTCGCCGGTGGAGGGGCAGggcccccgcgccgcgctgcATCGGCAGGAGGAGGGTGAGGCCTCGCGCCGCACCATGCCGCCGGAGGAGGGGCGGGGCCAGCGCCGCATCGCCGGAGGATGGCCGGGCCCCGCGCTGCCGCACTCCCTCATGCCCCGCCCTCGCGTCGCCGGAGGAGCTGGGCCCGTGCGCCACGCCACGTCGTGCTGAAGAAGGGGCGCCGCCGGGCACCCGGATccagtgagggagagagagataagggagagagataggtgagggagagagagggcggTGAGCGACCGAGAGATGGGGTTAGGGTTTCACTATTTTATAAAGGGTGataggctttgccgagtgccagatcaggacactcggcaaagatgtgTCCTTGCCTAGTGCTGCCTGTATAGCAATCAGCAAAacgttttttcattttttttgttccttgcttttctttttctgttctTCTAATTTATTTTGATGCACTTTAAAAGTAACTTGTTAAATTCACTCAACAAtatgtatttaatttttctactcACATTGTTATATTGTTTTATGCAGTTATAACTCAAATTCAATTTATATTAATGAAAATTCTACAATTACACTTAATACATTAAAATTATTAAATAGTTCCAAATAATTACCAAAATTTCACATTAACCAATCTATGTTATCTACTGCCTCTAGAAAACAATTTGTAGTCAAATCACAAGTTGACCGTCACTTTGACTTCAAATCTTATCGAATCCTTCTCAACACTATGATTCTTTCTTTGAGATGCTTCGGTTTATGAACATCGTACATAACAAAATGTGCGAAATCTTCTCAATTTTTTACTATAGCATCTATGCATGATACCATCACATCGTGACAAATCTTATGATTTTCAGACTTCACatgtattttttaaaatttaaaaaccATTCAGCCACACGTTGGTGACCATGTTTCCCGAACAAGATGTTTAAAATTCCTTTTCATTTCACAAGTATGGCCTCAAACTAAGGTGAATAACATCAATATCATTTTTCTACTCATTTTGTTCTATTATTCGAATcacttgaaattcaaatttgacttgattcaaaaaaattacttgaaatgcaattaattaatcaaatatagcaaacaaataaaaaaatatactaaatttAAACATGGATTAACAAATGTTTTATGTGGAGAGTAGTTAATTAACACAACGATGGGACTAATTTACGATAAAATAATTACAAGAATTCGAATGGCTTGAGATGGTAATTAGAATGGGGTGTTTAACACAATTTGGCATCAAACTTATTCCGAAGAACAAATTACTATAATCGCAAGATAAATTTATAAGTTATGACTTGCAATAATTTGAATTACTTGACATGATAAATTAGAATGGGATGTCACCATAATTTAGAGTCATTATGTACTGACTACAGACCAACCGATTACAAGAATGTGAACGCAATTTATGGTAAACTCATCTTTATCTTTAGAGAAATAGGTTTCTCCGAACCAAGCATATCATCAAATTGTTGTAAATCTCCATCATCCTATAGTTACCATCTCGAGCTATTTGAATTTTCGTAAATGTTTCATCTTAAATTTATCTTTTAGTTACTAGCTAGTTATAGTAACTGGTTGCTCAGATTACCATGATGCTAAATTATGAGTATTATGGTAACGCCTCCTAGTCTTTAGCCATTCGAATTCTCGTAACTATTTCTTGGTAAATTCATCTCGTCAACATAGTAAATGGTTCCTATGGAACAACGTGGAACCTAATTTGTGGTAACTCGACCGttttgcattatcttctagttaCTAGCTAGTTATAGTAACTGGTTGCTCAGATTACCATGATGCTGAATTATATTATGGTAACGCCTCCTTGTCTTTAGCCATTTGAATTCTCGTAACTATTTCTTGGTAAATTCATCTCATCAACATAGTAAATGGTTCCTATGAAACAATGTGGAACCTAATTTAATGTGTGTTAACTCGACATAGTACTTTTCATTTTGCACGTAGTCTTTTTTAATTATAAATTCTCGTAACTGTGGTTTTGTACTTGCACGCGCGTATATAGACAAAAATATTTGAACCTAATTCATGGTTCAAATATTCCCGTCAACGTGTGcacttgcatgcatgcatgcttagGCTAATGTTTTCTCGTAACTATGTTGTTCACACACTCACGTATACGCGACTAGAAAATATCGAAAGGCAGAGGCATGATTTGTTTGCTAGTAAATGCAACGCCGATCACGGATGGATGTAAAATACAGATACCCGGCGAATATCTTGGTTGCCTCTCGGCCCAATGCCTTGGGTATTGTGTAGTAAATGGATTGCTGTGACAGCTCGGCTCAAATTAATCAGCGGTAATTAATTGAGGAGTATGCCATCAGCGCTTCAACCGGAGGCGGCCAGATTGGTGTTATGCTGCGGTTGGTTGGCCTGGCTATAGAATAAGCTATTCTATGGCCCGCCACGGAGtataccatatatatatatatatatatatatatatatatatatatatatatatatatatatatcacttcTATGA
This window of the Panicum virgatum strain AP13 chromosome 1K, P.virgatum_v5, whole genome shotgun sequence genome carries:
- the LOC120702420 gene encoding replication protein A 70 kDa DNA-binding subunit C-like isoform X2; protein product: MEVNLSRGAVAAMSERPAALRLRPVLQVAGAQQLPGLPRSAASTPRCRLMLSDGVHCLQGMLVSGLAHLVADGALRRGTVLQLLEYQCCTVRNRRIFIFIHFEILQTESAMIGSPKLYECGQGVQCSCGSSSPAEKVGSNLTRAGLVQGMYMSGPCLASEAEVARKKVAQINDENLECPGNEELAIVKATLSYINTKNFCNTVCPLVVNGRQCNRKVGSNGHGWWHCDRCNQTFVNCDFKYMVLVQLQDSTGMIYAVVSQEAGKELFGCKAKELYSLKHEKRDHAQFDDIVQRVLFQQYLWKLKAETETFNDEQLAKWTIIKAEKVNPSTESHHLLRAIGMLLPEGSGSTSANQACPLVVNGSQCGREAARNSDGWWHCNSCNQTFVTCDYRYRILAQLQDPTGNIYAFVSQAGGEDIFSLSAKELYSMKYEKRDHAQFDNIVERVQFREYLFTVKLDKAEVVNPSTESHRLLSVINKLLLESSGSASVPRTSTGTRTVFSGLESQVQQRVHISSYAMNTGGARYLVSQSDSNSQ
- the LOC120702420 gene encoding replication protein A 70 kDa DNA-binding subunit C-like isoform X1, with product MEVNLSRGAVAAMSERPAALRLRPVLQVAGAQQLPGLPRSAASTPRCRLMLSDGVHCLQGMLVSGLAHLVADGALRRGTVLQLLEYQCCTVRNRRIFIFIHFEILQTESAMIGSPKLYECGQGVQCSCGSSSPAEKVGSNLTRAGLVQGMYMSGPCLASEAEVARKKVAQINDENLECPGNEELAIVKATLSYINTKNFCNTVCPLVVNGRQCNRKVGSNGHGWWHCDRCNQTFVNCDFKYMVLVQLQDSTGMIYAVVSQEAGKELFGCKAKELYSLKHEKRDHAQFDDIVQRVLFQQYLWKLKAETETFNDEQLAKWTIIKAEKVNPSTESHHLLRAIGMLLPEGSGSTSANQGMAAELPWKTVAEITDVLGCLVQPELFIVKATLSIINTGSFCYAACPLVVNGSQCGREAARNSDGWWHCNSCNQTFVTCDYRYRILAQLQDPTGNIYAFVSQAGGEDIFSLSAKELYSMKYEKRDHAQFDNIVERVQFREYLFTVKLDKAEVVNPSTESHRLLSVINKLLLESSGSASVPRTSTGTRTVFSGLESQVQQRVHISSYAMNTGGARYLVSQSDSNSQ